One Bacteroidota bacterium genomic region harbors:
- a CDS encoding PorT family protein, whose translation MKNLIFIILITLSFSSVYSQKLQLGLKLSPQFSWIKSDNPEIMDNNGLGIGFSYGLMVNYFFQDNYGLNFELSHSLLQYSSSYNDTSNNLEIVKWKQQYIEIPIALKMQTNEIDGMTYYGKIGISPMINTSAKLNEINNKNEINFFNANILVGAGVHYGLGGNTVLVGGITFHNGLLRMNNKKMTIVDDHILPNGLKDVQLKPSYVSLDFGILF comes from the coding sequence ATGAAAAACTTAATTTTTATAATCCTGATTACTCTAAGCTTTTCTTCAGTCTATTCGCAAAAGCTTCAATTGGGGCTCAAATTATCTCCTCAATTTTCTTGGATTAAATCAGATAATCCAGAGATTATGGATAATAATGGACTAGGAATCGGATTTTCTTACGGCCTAATGGTGAATTATTTCTTTCAGGACAATTATGGTCTCAATTTCGAATTATCGCATAGTTTACTTCAGTATTCATCCAGTTATAATGACACCTCAAATAATTTAGAAATTGTTAAGTGGAAACAGCAATATATCGAAATACCCATTGCATTAAAAATGCAAACGAATGAAATTGATGGAATGACTTATTACGGTAAAATAGGTATTAGCCCAATGATAAATACTTCGGCCAAATTGAATGAAATCAATAATAAAAATGAAATTAATTTTTTCAATGCTAATATTTTGGTTGGAGCTGGAGTTCACTATGGTTTAGGCGGAAATACTGTTTTGGTTGGTGGAATAACTTTCCACAATGGCTTATTGCGCATGAACAACAAAAAAATGACAATTGTTGATGATCATATTTTACCGAACGGATTAAAAGATGTTCAGCTTAAACCATCTTATGTATCACTGGATTTCGGAATTCTGTTTTAA